The region TCGATTTACAGATACTTGTATTTTCCAATTTACATCTGATACGGTGCCGCCGTGGATGCAGATCGGGAGGAGGTCCGCGGTCGGTCGTCATTCTGACCGATGGACGCGGGCGGCTTCGCTGATCTGGAAAGTCACTGCCCCTTTGTGTGGAGGAAACTATGAAGATAATTACCCTTGCTCTCCTGGCAGCTGCTGCCGTTATCGCGCCGAGCTTCGCCGTCGCGCAGGATGCTCCCGGCCTGACCAAGAAAGACAGCTACCGCTTCGTCATCATTCCGAAGGTCGTTCATCCCTGGTTCGACAAGGTCAACGATGGCGCGAAGCAGGCTGCCGCAGTGATCAAGGCCCAGACCGGCGCCGACGTGCAGATCGACTACAGCGCGCCGCAGCAGGCAGACGTCGTTCAGCAGAACCAGATCCTCGAAAGCTCGATTGCCACCCGTCCGGACGGCATCGCGATCGACCTTCTCGACGCAAGCGGTAACCGCGCTTCCCTGGAAGAAGCCGTCGGCCAGGAAATTCCGGTCACGATCTTCGACAGCGTACCGCCGGAAGGCATGGAACTGACGAGCATCGGCAACGACTTCTGCGAACAGGCCAACATCGCGGCACGCCGCCTTGTCGAACTGCTCGACGGCAAGGGCGAAGTTGCGATCATGATGGGCGTACCGAGCGCTCCGAACCACGCAATCCGCGCGGAGTGCCACCAGAAGGTCTTCGCCGAGCATCCCGAAATCAAGGTCGTCGCCACCGGCATCGACAACGACGATATCGAAACGGCGCAGAAGCAGGCAGCGGCCATCATGCAGGCCAACCCGAACCTCAAGGGCTGGGTCGCCTCTGACGCCGCAGGGCCGATCGGCATCGGCCAGGCCATTCAGGAAGCCGGCAAGACGGGCCAGGTCATCCTCGTCGGTCTCGACAACCTGCCGGAAATGCTCCAGCTGATCCGTGACGGTGTTGCCGACAGCTCCTCCTCCACCAAGCCTGAGATGCAAGGCTACTGGGCTGTCATGACCATGTGGCAGAAGGCCCTCGGCCTCGATACGCCGAAGTACATCGACACCGGCATCGCCGTCCTGAACAAGGACAACGTTGGCGACTGATCCGATCTTTGCCGCCGGCTGAAAAATCAGCCGGCGGCATTCAGGATCGGGTGCCGCCCCTGCGCGACCATTCGCGGCAACGACGGCGCACCCGGATAAGGAAACGGACATGGCTTTTCTGGAAATCAAAGGTATCGGGCGCGACTTTCCGGGCGTCACGGCGCTGAACGGCGTCGACATCTCGCTGGAGCTTGGCCGCGTGCACATTCTCGCCGGTGAGAACGGCGCGGGAAAGTCGACGCTCGTCAAGCTGATCACCGGCTCGGACACGCCGAGCCGCGGGACGATCACCATCGACGGCAAGGATCCGAACGAGGATCCGGACCTCTTCAAGTACGTCGCCTACGTGCCGCAGGAGCTCAACCTTTTTCCGCATCTGAGCGTGGCCGAGAACCTCTTCATTCCGTACTCTCGAGCAGGCTTTTCATCGCGCACCGTCAGCTTCCGCGAACTGGAGCGGGAAGCGCAAGTCTATCTCGACCGCTTCGCCATCGAAGCCCGCCCGTCCGATCTCGTACGCAACATCTCCGTATCGGACCAGCAACTGCTGCAGATCGCGCGCGCCTCCACCAACAAGCGGATGAAGGTGCTGATCCTCGACGAGCCGACATCGGCGCTAACGCGCACGGAAGTCGACCGTGTGTTCAAGGTGATCAACGGCTTTCGCGACGCCGACCATGCGATCGTCTTCATCTCCCACAAGATGGATGAGGTCTTCTCGATCGGTGACGACTACACGGTGCTGCGCAACGGCGAGAAGGTCGCCGCCGGTGCCATCAAGGACATCACGGAAACGGATCTCATCCGCGCGATGTCCGGATCCGAGCTTTCCTTCAGCGAACATTTCTGGCCCGAAAAGGCGTCCGATGCGCCTGAGGAGACCATCATCAAGGTTGAGGATCTGTCGGGGCGGCGCTTTGACAATGTGTCGTTCGAACTGAAGCGCGGCGAAATTCTCGGGTTTGCCGGCCTCGTCGGCGCGGGTCGCTCCGAAATCATGCAGACCCTTTTCGGATACCACAAGGCGACGGCCGGTAAGGTCACCGTCAAGGGAAAGTCCTGGAAGCTCGGCGACACCAACTACAGTGTGGCCAACGGCATGCTCTACCTTTCAGAAGAGCGGAAGCTTCACGGAATTCTGCCGCTTCTCAGCGTTCGCGAAAACATCGGCATATCGATCCTCGGGCAAACGACCGGCTGGCTTGGAATCTCGGCTTCGAAGGAAAAATCGAAGGTCGCTGAAATCATCAAGGCGTACGACATCAAGACCGCCAGCATGGGCAAGAAGATCGCCTTCCTGTCCGGCGGCAATCAGCAGAAGGCGATCATCGGCCGCGCCATGGCGACCATGCCGAACGTGCTCATCTTCGATGAGCCGACGAAGGGCATCGACGTGCGCACCAAGGCCGAGATTTATCGCATCATGAAGACCCTGGCCGAGAACGGCGTCGGCATCATTCTCGTGTCGTCGGAAATGGACGAACTGCGCAAGTGCGCGAACCGCATCATCACAATGTACACCGGCAGGATTACCGGAAGTTTCGAGACTGCAACGACAAGCAATGAAACGCTCGTCGGCGCGATCTTCGGCTCGGAGAAAAAAGAAAATGCAGCGTAGACCTCTTTCCTTACTTCTGACCAATCCGCTGGCGGGTGTCTTCGTGGCGCTGCTGATCATCTTTGTCGCCTCCGCCGCGATTTCTCCCTACTTCCTGACCTCGTACAACATGTCGGTCATCGCCCGGTCGCTGGCCTTCGTCGGACTGGTAACGATTGCCCAGGCCATGCTGCTCATTCTCGGCGAGCTCGATCTCTCGCTCGGCGTCATCGGCGGCCTTGCCGGTGTTGTCGCCGGCATGCTGATGATGCAGTTCGGGATCAACCCGGCTGTCGCGATCGCCGGCGGCCTTGCCCTCGGCGCCGCGCTCGGCTTCTTCAACGGGTTCCTCGTCGCATCGCTACGCCTTCATTCCCTCGTTCTGACCATCGGCACGGCAGGCATCTTCGGCGGGGTCAATCTGGTGCTCACCAAGGGTGTCGCGATCACCAACATCCCGAAGGAAATCCAGTTTCTCGGCCGCGGCGATGTGCTGGGCGTTCCGGTTCCCTTCATCATCATGCTCGTCGTTCTGCTGATCGCCACCTTCGTGACGCTGAAGACACCGTTCGGCCGCTACATGTATGCGATCGGCAACAACAAGGCGGCGGCCCGCATGCTCGGCATCAAGGTAGACCGCATCCGGGTGCTCGTCTTCACCGCTGCAGGCTTCCTGTCGGCCCTTGCAGGTCTTCTCATGGTTGCCCGCCTCGGCACCGCTCAGCCGTCCATCGGCGAAACCTGGGTCCTGCCTCCGATCGCAGCCTCGGTCATCGGCGGCGTTGCGACCACAGGTGGCGTCGGCACGCCGCTCGGAGCCATTCTCGGCGCGGCCATCATCGGCATCATCGAGAACATCATCGTACTCTTCGGAGTGTCGCCCTACTGGCAGGGCGTCGTCAGCGGGGTGATCGTCGTTCTTGCGATCTCCTTCGACGCGATCTCCCGGCGCTACATCCGCAAGGAAGACTGAGCCGCCGTCTATCCCAGGCATCTGGCGAGGCAATGGCCTCGCCTGCCGAACCTGCAAGTTCCCCGAGGAAGCCACGTTGGTGACGGCCATAACGACGCATGCAAATTTCATGGAAGAGAAGTCATGAAGCTCGGACTCAATCTATCCTTCGCCATCAAGCGCTGGCTCGGTGGTGAACGTCTTGCCCATCTCGTGAAGGATGATCTCGGCATCGACTATGCCCAGTTCACCTGGGACCTCGTCGATCCGTGGTGGCCGGAAGCCTTGCGCGACCCGATCGCGCGCGACTACGCCCGGGCCTTCGAGGCTGCAGGGGTTACGATCGAAAGCTCCTTCGGCGGACTGGCCTCCTACAGTTACAATCACTTCCTGGCTCCGACCGAGGAACTGCGGGCGCTCGGCAAGGAACACCTCAAGCGGGCAATCGACATGACCGGGGAAATGGGCGTTCCTGTTGCAGGCATGCCGTTCGGCTCCTACTCCGCCGACGATGCGGTCAATCCCGCCCGTCGCGCCGAGATCTACAAGCTGGCGCTCGAGGCGATCGTGGATCTATCGCGCCATGCCAAGCGCCGCGGCCTCTCCAAGCTGATGATCGAGCCGGTGCCGCTGGCAACCGAATTTCCGTCTTCGGCTGCCGATGCCTTGAAACTGATGAAGGATCTTGAGGGCTCGACTGAAATCCCAGTCCGACTCTGCGTCGACTGGGGTCATGCGCTCTTTACTCCTCTCTTCAAGGATGAGGCGGACATGGATCACTGGATGCGGATCTGCGGCGACTACATCGCCTGCTACCATATCCAGCAGACGGACGGCCTTCTGGACCGTCACTGGAACTTCACCCGCGAGGGCATTGTCACGCCCGAGAGACTTGCCGGCTTCTGGAACCGGCACAAGCTGGTCGACCAGACCTACCTGATGGAAATCATCTATCCTTTCGAGGAAACGGATGAATTCGTCCTTGAGGACATGAAGAAGGCTGTCGCGCTTTTGAAAGCCGTTGGCTGATCCCCCGAGCCAACAGCGCACGATACGATAAGGAAAACCGCCGTGACCAAGACCAAGAAGCTGATGAACGCACCCGAGTCCATCATCCCGGAGATGATCGAGGGCATGCTGGGAGCACATCCCGATATACTGACCACCTTCGGAACGACCGGCCGTGTCCTCGTGGCGGTCGACGGCCCGCGCGACG is a window of Sinorhizobium sp. BG8 DNA encoding:
- a CDS encoding TIM barrel protein, which gives rise to MKLGLNLSFAIKRWLGGERLAHLVKDDLGIDYAQFTWDLVDPWWPEALRDPIARDYARAFEAAGVTIESSFGGLASYSYNHFLAPTEELRALGKEHLKRAIDMTGEMGVPVAGMPFGSYSADDAVNPARRAEIYKLALEAIVDLSRHAKRRGLSKLMIEPVPLATEFPSSAADALKLMKDLEGSTEIPVRLCVDWGHALFTPLFKDEADMDHWMRICGDYIACYHIQQTDGLLDRHWNFTREGIVTPERLAGFWNRHKLVDQTYLMEIIYPFEETDEFVLEDMKKAVALLKAVG
- a CDS encoding sugar ABC transporter ATP-binding protein — protein: MAFLEIKGIGRDFPGVTALNGVDISLELGRVHILAGENGAGKSTLVKLITGSDTPSRGTITIDGKDPNEDPDLFKYVAYVPQELNLFPHLSVAENLFIPYSRAGFSSRTVSFRELEREAQVYLDRFAIEARPSDLVRNISVSDQQLLQIARASTNKRMKVLILDEPTSALTRTEVDRVFKVINGFRDADHAIVFISHKMDEVFSIGDDYTVLRNGEKVAAGAIKDITETDLIRAMSGSELSFSEHFWPEKASDAPEETIIKVEDLSGRRFDNVSFELKRGEILGFAGLVGAGRSEIMQTLFGYHKATAGKVTVKGKSWKLGDTNYSVANGMLYLSEERKLHGILPLLSVRENIGISILGQTTGWLGISASKEKSKVAEIIKAYDIKTASMGKKIAFLSGGNQQKAIIGRAMATMPNVLIFDEPTKGIDVRTKAEIYRIMKTLAENGVGIILVSSEMDELRKCANRIITMYTGRITGSFETATTSNETLVGAIFGSEKKENAA
- a CDS encoding substrate-binding domain-containing protein produces the protein MKIITLALLAAAAVIAPSFAVAQDAPGLTKKDSYRFVIIPKVVHPWFDKVNDGAKQAAAVIKAQTGADVQIDYSAPQQADVVQQNQILESSIATRPDGIAIDLLDASGNRASLEEAVGQEIPVTIFDSVPPEGMELTSIGNDFCEQANIAARRLVELLDGKGEVAIMMGVPSAPNHAIRAECHQKVFAEHPEIKVVATGIDNDDIETAQKQAAAIMQANPNLKGWVASDAAGPIGIGQAIQEAGKTGQVILVGLDNLPEMLQLIRDGVADSSSSTKPEMQGYWAVMTMWQKALGLDTPKYIDTGIAVLNKDNVGD
- a CDS encoding ABC transporter permease encodes the protein MQRRPLSLLLTNPLAGVFVALLIIFVASAAISPYFLTSYNMSVIARSLAFVGLVTIAQAMLLILGELDLSLGVIGGLAGVVAGMLMMQFGINPAVAIAGGLALGAALGFFNGFLVASLRLHSLVLTIGTAGIFGGVNLVLTKGVAITNIPKEIQFLGRGDVLGVPVPFIIMLVVLLIATFVTLKTPFGRYMYAIGNNKAAARMLGIKVDRIRVLVFTAAGFLSALAGLLMVARLGTAQPSIGETWVLPPIAASVIGGVATTGGVGTPLGAILGAAIIGIIENIIVLFGVSPYWQGVVSGVIVVLAISFDAISRRYIRKED